A stretch of the Natrinema pellirubrum DSM 15624 genome encodes the following:
- a CDS encoding TATA-box-binding protein — protein sequence MSSLTAPLKIENVVASTGVGQELNLEALADDLPHSEYNPGNFPGMVHRIQDPNAVTLLFRSGKIVCTGAQSTADVTDALNILFQDLRDLGIDVVDQPEITIQNIVSSGDLGEQIDLNAIAIGLGLEHTEYEPEQFPGLVYRLTSPPVVVLLFGSGKLVITGAKTRDNAQSALETVHSRLRELDLLNNPWDGLYQ from the coding sequence ATGAGTAGTCTTACAGCACCCCTAAAAATAGAGAACGTGGTGGCATCGACAGGCGTTGGCCAGGAACTCAACCTCGAGGCACTTGCTGATGATCTCCCGCATTCAGAATACAATCCGGGTAATTTTCCAGGGATGGTCCATCGGATTCAGGACCCGAACGCGGTCACACTCCTCTTTCGGTCGGGGAAGATCGTCTGTACCGGTGCCCAAAGCACTGCAGACGTGACGGATGCGTTGAATATCCTCTTTCAGGACCTGCGTGATCTCGGTATCGACGTCGTCGACCAACCGGAGATAACTATCCAGAATATCGTCTCCAGTGGGGACCTGGGTGAACAGATCGATCTCAATGCCATTGCGATCGGGCTCGGATTAGAACATACCGAGTATGAACCTGAGCAATTCCCCGGCCTCGTGTATCGATTGACGTCACCACCGGTCGTTGTGTTGCTCTTCGGAAGCGGGAAACTAGTGATTACAGGCGCCAAGACGCGGGATAATGCACAGAGCGCGCTTGAAACGGTACATTCTCGACTCAGGGAGCTCGATTTGCTCAACAATCCCTGGGACGGTCTCTATCAATAG
- a CDS encoding IS5 family transposase produces the protein MCSEIRLFTRESVARAKDVVANPAEPADPVGGGSYAEWAMLTVNALRVELGKSYRGTCDLLAEMPGILAEIGLSRVPHFTTVHAWFVEVPTERWRAFLGASAQKRSGHAALDATGFDRDHPSRHYAQRAHYHLRALKVTALVDVETLYITDIHSAAGKPSDFRVGPQVARRNAGDLRSLAADSGYDSMAFRGGLRENGVRPLIKHRILAPFDHAHNGRMDTDAYNQRWMAETAFSSLKRTLGATVHARSWWLEFREMTLKATVYNLRRSVRYS, from the coding sequence ATGTGCTCCGAAATCCGCCTCTTCACTCGTGAATCGGTGGCGAGAGCAAAAGACGTTGTCGCGAACCCTGCCGAACCGGCCGATCCAGTGGGTGGCGGCAGCTACGCCGAATGGGCGATGCTGACGGTGAATGCCCTCCGGGTTGAGTTGGGCAAATCCTACCGCGGGACGTGTGATTTGCTCGCGGAGATGCCCGGCATTCTGGCCGAGATCGGCCTCTCGCGCGTGCCACACTTCACGACGGTCCACGCGTGGTTCGTCGAAGTGCCGACCGAGCGCTGGCGGGCGTTTCTGGGCGCCTCCGCCCAGAAACGCAGCGGCCACGCCGCGCTCGACGCAACCGGCTTCGACCGCGACCATCCCAGCCGTCACTACGCCCAGCGCGCGCACTACCACCTGCGCGCGCTGAAAGTCACCGCGCTCGTCGACGTCGAGACGCTCTACATCACCGATATTCACTCGGCGGCGGGCAAACCGTCGGACTTCCGGGTCGGCCCACAGGTCGCCCGGCGCAACGCGGGCGACCTGCGGAGCCTCGCGGCCGATTCGGGCTACGACTCGATGGCGTTCCGGGGCGGACTCCGTGAAAACGGCGTTCGACCACTGATCAAACACCGGATCCTCGCGCCGTTCGACCACGCCCACAACGGTCGGATGGACACCGACGCGTACAACCAGCGCTGGATGGCCGAAACCGCCTTTTCCAGCCTCAAACGCACGCTCGGTGCCACTGTCCACGCGCGCAGCTGGTGGCTGGAATTCCGCGAGATGACGCTGAAAGCGACCGTCTACAACCTCCGCCGGAGCGTCAGATATTCGTGA